A DNA window from Bacteroides cellulosilyticus contains the following coding sequences:
- a CDS encoding ABC transporter permease — translation MKQLYYVIRTLLRGRGSNIIKVISLGLGLTMSILLFSRVAFEQSYDTCYEDYDNLYQIFSIFSADGEQFEPQKANCGPVAGAILENFPQEVESATSIAYFLGAPLYNGSVRFDAKTLLADSLFFRTMGIEVLSGNPEKELMQPDVIFLADRLARKIFGDENPIGKVLNYNKEMQFTVKGTYADLPANATMRPEGVVSMPTSWNRGWGNYSWRGGDSYYEYIRFRPGADKEVVNARLDAMIQKYRPEEDKKAYGYTAFVKPIRDVYRNEDQVKRMDTIMSILALAILFIAALNYVLISISSLTYRAKAVGVHKCSGASGGTVFSMFLLETGIIIVLALMLMALILLNFQEFIEDTTAAKLSVLFAPDRIWVPLAVVLVLFIVGGVLPGRLFARIPVSQVFRRYTEGKKGWKRPLLFVQFAGVAFICGLMYVVMAQYNYVKDKDMGYNPRRVAVGSAYFGKAEESEPALHFFRGLSYVEEVSCAVSTPIWSYSGSMIQSESGQALFSTRTSRAPEDYFKMMGMTIKEGRPARATDELVVNEAFVERMRWGDKALNHPLRMEGENYKVVGILKDFHIGSFFEPQDVIIFGYTRTFGNAVHVRLKEPFAENLRRLNKDVAEAYPDKTIDFGGMEQEILNEYNPVRVFSNATILAAVTMFFIMLMGLIGYTTDEVRRRSKEIAIRKVNGAESTGILELLSKDILYVAGPAVIIGTLASWYVNGMWMEQFATQVPLTWVVYVLIALVILIIIVACVIWKSWKIANENPVNSIKSE, via the coding sequence ATGAAACAACTATATTATGTCATACGTACCCTGTTGCGTGGGCGCGGTTCGAATATAATCAAAGTCATTTCCCTTGGACTGGGATTGACGATGAGTATTCTACTGTTTTCACGTGTGGCTTTTGAACAAAGCTACGACACTTGCTACGAGGACTATGATAATCTTTATCAGATATTTTCCATATTCTCGGCTGATGGTGAACAATTCGAACCGCAGAAAGCGAACTGCGGCCCGGTAGCGGGTGCCATTCTTGAAAATTTCCCTCAAGAGGTTGAATCCGCCACCAGTATTGCTTATTTTCTGGGTGCACCTTTATATAATGGCTCTGTTCGTTTCGATGCCAAAACTCTGCTGGCCGATTCGCTTTTCTTTCGTACCATGGGCATTGAGGTGCTGAGTGGAAATCCGGAAAAGGAGCTGATGCAGCCCGATGTCATTTTCTTGGCCGACCGACTGGCACGAAAGATATTTGGTGACGAAAATCCCATTGGGAAGGTATTAAATTATAATAAAGAAATGCAGTTCACCGTGAAGGGCACTTACGCTGACTTGCCGGCGAATGCTACGATGCGTCCCGAAGGTGTTGTGTCTATGCCTACGAGTTGGAATCGTGGTTGGGGTAACTATTCCTGGCGTGGAGGCGACAGCTATTATGAATACATCCGCTTTCGTCCCGGAGCCGACAAAGAAGTCGTGAACGCCCGTCTCGATGCCATGATTCAGAAGTACCGTCCGGAAGAAGACAAGAAGGCCTATGGATACACCGCTTTCGTGAAACCTATTCGTGACGTGTATCGTAACGAAGACCAAGTGAAGCGCATGGACACCATCATGAGCATTCTTGCCCTTGCAATTCTTTTTATTGCAGCGCTGAACTATGTACTGATATCTATCTCTTCGCTTACCTATCGTGCCAAAGCGGTGGGCGTTCATAAGTGCAGTGGTGCAAGCGGAGGCACAGTATTTTCTATGTTTCTGTTGGAGACGGGCATCATCATTGTGCTGGCTTTGATGTTGATGGCCTTGATATTGCTGAATTTTCAGGAGTTTATCGAAGATACCACTGCGGCTAAGTTAAGTGTACTTTTTGCACCGGATCGTATCTGGGTACCACTTGCCGTAGTGCTGGTTCTGTTCATTGTAGGTGGCGTGCTGCCGGGCAGATTATTTGCCCGGATACCCGTATCGCAGGTTTTCCGTCGCTATACAGAGGGTAAGAAAGGCTGGAAACGTCCGTTACTTTTTGTTCAGTTTGCAGGCGTAGCTTTCATATGCGGATTGATGTATGTGGTGATGGCGCAATACAATTATGTGAAGGATAAAGACATGGGCTACAATCCGCGCCGGGTAGCGGTGGGAAGTGCTTACTTTGGCAAAGCCGAGGAAAGCGAACCGGCGTTGCATTTCTTCCGTGGACTGTCTTATGTGGAAGAGGTATCTTGTGCTGTCAGTACCCCCATTTGGTCTTACAGTGGTTCGATGATTCAGAGTGAAAGTGGACAAGCGCTCTTCTCAACCCGCACCAGTCGTGCTCCCGAGGATTATTTTAAGATGATGGGCATGACCATAAAGGAAGGTCGTCCCGCACGTGCCACTGATGAATTAGTAGTGAATGAAGCATTTGTGGAACGGATGCGTTGGGGAGACAAAGCCCTGAACCACCCGCTGCGTATGGAAGGTGAAAATTATAAAGTAGTGGGTATATTGAAAGATTTTCATATCGGTTCCTTCTTCGAGCCGCAGGATGTCATCATCTTTGGCTACACACGTACTTTTGGTAATGCCGTTCACGTGCGTCTCAAGGAACCTTTTGCTGAGAATCTGCGTCGCCTGAACAAAGATGTCGCCGAGGCATATCCGGACAAAACAATAGATTTCGGCGGAATGGAGCAAGAGATATTGAATGAATACAATCCCGTGCGTGTGTTTAGCAACGCTACCATATTGGCGGCAGTGACCATGTTCTTTATCATGCTGATGGGGTTGATAGGTTACACCACAGACGAGGTGCGCCGTCGTTCAAAGGAAATTGCCATCCGCAAGGTGAACGGGGCGGAATCTACGGGCATACTGGAATTGCTCTCTAAAGATATACTTTACGTAGCCGGACCTGCCGTTATTATCGGCACGCTTGCTTCATGGTATGTCAATGGGATGTGGATGGAGCAGTTTGCTACACAAGTGCCGCTTACCTGGGTCGTATATGTATTGATTGCATTGGTCATTTTGATTATCATAGTCGCTTGCGTCATCTGGAAATCCTGGAAGATTGCGAATGAGAATCCGGTGAACAGTATCAAGAGCGAATAA
- a CDS encoding ABC transporter ATP-binding protein — MIEINDISKVFRTTEVETVALNHVNLEVKEGEFVAIMGPSGCGKSTLLNILGLLDNPTEGSYKLLGQEVGDLKEKERTRVRKGKLGFVFQSFNLIDELNVYENVELPLTYLGIKASERRRMVEDILKRMNISHRAKHFPQQLSGGQQQRVAIARAVVTNPKLILADEPTGNLDSKNGAEVMNLLTELNREGTTIIMVTHSQHDASFAHRTIHLFDGSVVASIAAQGV; from the coding sequence ATGATTGAAATTAATGACATCAGCAAAGTATTCCGTACGACGGAAGTAGAAACAGTAGCATTGAACCATGTGAACCTTGAAGTGAAAGAGGGAGAATTTGTGGCCATCATGGGACCGTCAGGTTGTGGTAAATCAACCCTGTTGAATATCCTGGGACTACTGGATAATCCGACGGAAGGTTCATATAAGCTTCTGGGACAGGAAGTTGGAGACCTGAAAGAAAAAGAACGTACCCGTGTACGGAAAGGTAAACTAGGCTTCGTATTCCAGAGCTTTAACCTGATAGACGAACTGAATGTATATGAAAACGTAGAGTTACCTTTGACGTATCTCGGCATTAAGGCTTCCGAACGTCGCCGGATGGTGGAAGATATATTGAAACGAATGAATATCAGCCATCGTGCCAAGCATTTCCCGCAACAGCTGTCCGGTGGTCAGCAGCAGCGTGTAGCTATTGCACGTGCTGTGGTAACTAATCCTAAATTAATACTTGCTGATGAGCCGACCGGTAATCTGGATTCTAAGAATGGTGCGGAAGTCATGAACCTGTTGACGGAATTGAATCGGGAGGGAACGACGATTATTATGGTAACACACTCTCAGCATGACGCTTCGTTTGCACACCGTACGATACATTTGTTTGATGGTAGCGTAGTGGCCAGCATTGCGGCACAAGGAGTATAA
- a CDS encoding metallophosphoesterase family protein, translating into MKLSKLLFIPLIGLFMGGCDMIDYHPYDVRISGQTDINNRNIEKIEANCKDKATIRFVTMGDSQRWYDETLDFVNHLNKRDDIDFVIHGGDYSDFGVTDEFLWQRDIMNKLKVPYVGLIGNHDCLGTGEETFRAVFGEPNFSFIAGRIKFICLNTNAIEFDYSRPIPDFEFINAQLDDRSDEYDRTIFSMHIRPFCFEFNNNVAQAFQYSIKQFPGLLFCTAAHEHRLFEEDLFEDGVMYYMSDCMKHRNYYIFTVTPNGYEREVVYY; encoded by the coding sequence ATGAAACTATCTAAACTCCTGTTCATTCCGCTTATCGGCCTGTTTATGGGCGGTTGCGATATGATAGATTACCATCCTTATGATGTCCGTATCAGTGGTCAGACAGATATAAATAATCGTAATATAGAAAAGATAGAGGCCAATTGCAAGGATAAGGCAACTATTCGTTTTGTCACTATGGGTGACTCCCAGCGTTGGTATGATGAGACTCTGGACTTTGTCAACCACCTTAATAAACGGGATGACATAGATTTTGTCATCCATGGTGGAGATTACAGCGACTTCGGTGTCACAGACGAGTTCCTGTGGCAACGTGATATTATGAATAAGCTGAAAGTTCCCTATGTCGGTCTGATCGGTAATCATGACTGCCTCGGTACAGGTGAAGAAACTTTCCGTGCCGTATTCGGTGAACCAAACTTCTCTTTCATAGCCGGTCGCATAAAGTTCATTTGTCTGAACACCAATGCTATCGAATTCGACTACTCCCGCCCCATTCCTGATTTTGAATTCATCAATGCCCAGCTAGATGATCGCAGCGACGAATACGACCGCACTATCTTCTCTATGCATATACGCCCGTTTTGCTTTGAATTCAACAATAATGTAGCCCAGGCTTTTCAATATTCCATTAAGCAATTTCCCGGATTGTTGTTCTGTACAGCTGCCCATGAACATCGTTTATTCGAAGAGGATCTTTTTGAGGATGGCGTGATGTACTACATGAGCGACTGCATGAAACACCGCAACTATTATATATTTACTGTAACCCCTAATGGATATGAGCGTGAAGTGGTCTATTATTAA